GCCGCAAAAGTTATTGAGCCGATAAAAGATTCTTTTTTCTTTTCTTGAGGTTCTTCACCGGTAAGGAATAATGAGTCTTCGGTTTCTATCTCGGCATCCTTACTATAGTTCACCACCGCCATATAAATGAATGGTAATAAAACAGTCAGCAACCTTTGCGTAAAGGTTCTTTTCCCGAAATGTTTCATCAAAAACAAGTGAAAAACCGACAACATAATAGGCCCCACAATGGGCAGATAAGCCATGATTACCCACCATTTAGGATGTTTTGTTTCTTTCTGTATGATGAAATAATTATAGAACGGAACAAACGCCAGTAACGGATGATAGCCCATTTTCTTAAAGAGCTTCCATGTGGAAAGCCCCATCAAAACGGATAAGATAAGGACGTAAACGGTATAGGTAATAAAATAATTCATGGATAAAAATCTGTTTGCGTTTGCTGGTAAACGATTAGTTTTAAGTTTCGGGCAATTGTTACAGGGCTACTATTGGTAATATTACGAAAAAAGCACGTCTTTCATCGTGAAGCTGCCAGATTTCCCCTCGATCCACTCTGCTGCGATTACGGCTCCCAAGGCAAAACCATTTCTGTTGAAAGCGGTATGTTTGATCTCAATCTCATCCACATCGCTGCGGTAATAAACGCTGTGTGTACCGGGTACCTCATCCTCACGGATGGCAAAAATACCCAGCTGTTCCTTATCTGTTTCATCGAGTTTCCAGCTGTTGAACGCAGCATTGTTCTTTATGATGCCTTCTGCCAGTGAAATAGCGGTGCCACTGGGCGCATCAAGTTTATGCGTATGATGAATTTCCTCCAGCTGCACATTATATTCATTGAAACCTCTCATCATGGCAGCCAACTTCTCATTCAGCTCAAAAAAAAGATTTACACCTAAACTGAAATTGGAACCATACAGGAAACCCGTACCATTATCGATGGCCATCTGCTCCACCTCTGGTTTTTTTGCCAGCCAGCCCGTGGTTCCGCAAATAACCGGGATTTTATATCCTAGGCAAGTTTTGATGTTTTCAAAAGCCACCTCCGGGTTTGAAAATTCTATCACCACATCTGGCTGATGAAGGTTTTCCAGCGTAGGAGATTCGTTGAGGCGGGC
This DNA window, taken from Chryseobacterium sp. 6424, encodes the following:
- the dapB gene encoding 4-hydroxy-tetrahydrodipicolinate reductase — protein: MKIALVGYGKMGKIIDQIAVSRGHEVVARLNESPTLENLHQPDVVIEFSNPEVAFENIKTCLGYKIPVICGTTGWLAKKPEVEQMAIDNGTGFLYGSNFSLGVNLFFELNEKLAAMMRGFNEYNVQLEEIHHTHKLDAPSGTAISLAEGIIKNNAAFNSWKLDETDKEQLGIFAIREDEVPGTHSVYYRSDVDEIEIKHTAFNRNGFALGAVIAAEWIEGKSGSFTMKDVLFS